The following proteins are co-located in the Pedobacter sp. FW305-3-2-15-E-R2A2 genome:
- a CDS encoding CocE/NonD family hydrolase, giving the protein MTRFKFSWLMMILFFAGTSSFAQQSDSAYVRENYTKIERSIPMRDGIKLFTAIYVPKNKGKKYPFMINRTPYTVSPYGEDKYKTTLGPSPLFLREGFIFVYQDVRGKWMSEGEFVDVRPHIDQKKGKKDIDESSDTYDTIDWLIKNIPDNNGKAGIYGISYPGFYSTAALPGAHEGLKAVSPQAPVTDWFMGDDFHHNGAFMLADAFSFYSSFGVPRPKPITPDKGPKPFKYPITDNYRFYLSVGALKNVKQKYFGDSIKFWDDLMTHGTYDAFWKGMNIRPHLTGIKPAVLVVGGFFDAEDAYGALHTYQAIEKQNPTTKNNLVMGPWFHGGWSRGTGESFGDISFGQPTSTWYQKNLEFPFFMQYLKDATDAKIAEANIFITGSNEWKGFATWPPQNTEKKTLYFQPEGKLSFKKPTVSNSYNQYETDPANPVPYQDGVQARRTREYMIDDQRFAARRPDVQVFQTEVLEEDFTLTGPIDANLVISTSGTDADYVVKLIDVYPEDALPMEPNPKNIIMGGYQMLVRGEVMRGKFRNSFEKPEPFIPGKVTKVNYSIPDVAHTFKKGHRIMIQVQNSWFPLVDRNPQKFTDIYHASDSDFQKAVQRIYHDEQNASSVSVTVLKP; this is encoded by the coding sequence ATGACCCGCTTTAAATTTTCCTGGTTAATGATGATCCTGTTTTTTGCAGGTACATCCAGCTTTGCCCAGCAGTCAGATTCTGCGTATGTACGCGAGAATTACACAAAAATCGAACGCAGCATTCCTATGCGCGATGGTATTAAATTGTTTACCGCAATCTATGTCCCCAAGAATAAAGGAAAGAAATATCCTTTTATGATCAACAGGACGCCATATACCGTCTCCCCTTATGGAGAAGACAAGTACAAAACAACCTTAGGTCCCTCTCCTTTATTCCTTAGAGAAGGATTTATTTTTGTGTATCAGGACGTACGCGGAAAATGGATGAGTGAAGGCGAATTTGTCGATGTAAGACCCCATATCGATCAAAAGAAAGGAAAAAAAGATATTGATGAAAGCTCAGACACCTATGATACCATAGACTGGCTTATCAAAAACATTCCCGACAACAATGGTAAAGCAGGGATTTATGGGATTTCTTACCCGGGATTTTATTCTACCGCTGCGCTGCCTGGCGCTCATGAAGGGTTAAAAGCTGTGTCACCTCAGGCACCCGTTACCGATTGGTTTATGGGAGATGATTTTCACCATAACGGCGCCTTTATGTTAGCAGATGCCTTTAGCTTCTATTCTTCATTTGGCGTGCCGAGACCAAAACCGATTACCCCGGACAAAGGACCTAAACCCTTCAAATATCCCATCACAGACAACTATCGTTTTTACCTGAGTGTAGGTGCATTAAAAAATGTAAAACAAAAATACTTTGGCGACAGCATTAAGTTCTGGGACGACCTGATGACACATGGCACCTACGATGCCTTCTGGAAAGGGATGAACATCAGGCCACATTTAACAGGCATAAAACCTGCGGTACTGGTGGTAGGTGGATTCTTTGATGCAGAAGATGCTTATGGCGCTTTACATACTTATCAGGCTATAGAAAAACAAAACCCGACGACTAAAAACAACCTCGTAATGGGTCCATGGTTTCATGGAGGATGGTCAAGAGGAACCGGAGAAAGCTTTGGAGACATCAGCTTCGGACAGCCAACAAGTACCTGGTACCAGAAGAACCTGGAATTCCCTTTCTTCATGCAATACCTGAAAGATGCGACCGATGCTAAAATCGCAGAAGCGAATATCTTTATTACGGGAAGCAATGAATGGAAAGGCTTTGCCACCTGGCCGCCACAGAATACAGAAAAGAAAACTCTTTATTTTCAGCCAGAAGGTAAACTCAGCTTCAAAAAACCTACTGTTTCCAATAGCTATAACCAATACGAAACCGACCCGGCCAATCCGGTTCCTTATCAGGATGGTGTACAAGCCAGAAGAACAAGGGAATACATGATCGATGATCAGCGCTTTGCAGCACGCAGACCTGATGTACAGGTTTTCCAAACGGAAGTTTTGGAAGAGGATTTCACGTTAACAGGGCCAATCGATGCGAATCTTGTAATTTCTACCTCCGGAACAGATGCAGACTATGTGGTAAAACTGATTGATGTTTATCCGGAAGATGCGCTTCCAATGGAGCCTAATCCAAAAAACATCATTATGGGCGGATATCAGATGTTGGTGCGGGGAGAAGTGATGCGCGGAAAGTTTAGAAACAGTTTTGAGAAACCAGAACCCTTTATTCCAGGAAAAGTAACAAAGGTTAACTACAGCATTCCTGATGTGGCACATACGTTCAAAAAAGGACATAGAATTATGATCCAGGTACAAAACTCCTGGTTCCCGTTGGTAGACCGTAATCCTCAGAAATTCACCGACATTTATCATGCATCTGACAGCGATTTCCAAAAAGCAGTTCAGCGCATTTACCATGATGAGCAGAATGCGTCATCTGTATCTGTAACGGTATTAAAGCCCTAA
- the lpdA gene encoding dihydrolipoyl dehydrogenase encodes MQYDVVVIGSGPGGYVGAIRCAQLGLKTAVIEKYKTFGGTCLNVGCIPSKALLDSSEHFHNAAHTFQTHGINLKDLKVDMPQMIARKDDVVTQNTVGIQYLFKKNKIDSFQGVGSFVDKNTIKITKEDGTTETITAKNVIIASGSKPTALPFLPIDKKRIITSTEALNIKEVPKEMVVIGGGVIGLELGSVYARLGTKVSVVEFMPSIIGTMDAGLGKELQRVLKKSLGMEFYMGHKVTGATAKGKRVTVTADNAKGEQVKLEADYCIVAVGRTAYTAGLGLENIGITTEERGNKIPVNEHLETAVPGVYAIGDVIKGAMLAHKAEDEGVYVAETIAGQKPHINYNLIPGVVYTWPEVASVGYTEEQLKEKGTAYKAGSFPFKASGRAKASMDTDGFVKVLADAKTDEILGVHMIGPRAADMIAEAVVAMEFRASAEDIARICHAHPTYTEALKEAAMAATENRAIHM; translated from the coding sequence ATGCAATACGATGTAGTTGTTATTGGCTCGGGCCCGGGCGGTTATGTTGGAGCAATCAGATGTGCCCAACTTGGCTTAAAAACGGCAGTGATAGAAAAATATAAAACTTTTGGTGGAACCTGCTTAAATGTAGGTTGTATCCCTTCAAAAGCATTGTTAGACTCTTCAGAGCATTTTCACAATGCGGCACATACTTTCCAGACTCATGGGATCAACCTTAAAGATCTGAAAGTGGATATGCCACAGATGATTGCACGTAAGGATGATGTGGTGACACAGAATACGGTTGGAATCCAATATCTTTTCAAAAAGAATAAAATTGATTCTTTCCAGGGAGTCGGATCTTTCGTAGACAAGAATACGATCAAAATCACCAAAGAAGATGGAACTACGGAAACGATCACTGCAAAAAATGTGATCATTGCTTCGGGTTCTAAACCGACTGCTTTACCATTTTTACCGATCGATAAAAAGAGAATCATTACCTCTACAGAAGCTTTAAATATTAAAGAGGTTCCTAAAGAAATGGTCGTAATTGGCGGTGGTGTAATTGGCCTGGAATTGGGATCAGTTTACGCACGTCTGGGCACTAAAGTATCGGTGGTTGAATTTATGCCATCTATCATTGGAACCATGGATGCGGGCTTAGGAAAAGAACTTCAACGGGTGTTGAAAAAATCTTTAGGCATGGAGTTTTACATGGGACATAAAGTGACCGGTGCTACTGCTAAAGGTAAAAGAGTAACGGTAACCGCAGACAATGCAAAAGGTGAGCAGGTAAAACTGGAAGCAGATTATTGCATTGTAGCAGTGGGTCGTACGGCTTATACTGCTGGTTTAGGTTTAGAAAACATTGGGATTACAACGGAAGAACGTGGTAACAAGATTCCGGTAAATGAGCATTTAGAAACTGCTGTTCCGGGTGTATATGCAATTGGTGATGTCATTAAAGGAGCCATGCTTGCGCATAAAGCGGAAGATGAAGGTGTTTATGTGGCAGAAACTATTGCAGGTCAAAAACCACACATCAATTATAACCTGATTCCTGGTGTAGTATATACCTGGCCTGAGGTGGCCTCTGTAGGTTATACAGAAGAACAACTGAAAGAAAAAGGTACAGCTTATAAAGCAGGGTCATTTCCTTTCAAAGCAAGCGGACGCGCGAAGGCAAGTATGGATACCGATGGTTTTGTAAAAGTATTGGCTGATGCTAAAACTGATGAAATTTTAGGTGTTCACATGATTGGTCCGCGTGCAGCAGATATGATTGCTGAAGCGGTTGTTGCGATGGAATTCCGTGCTTCGGCAGAGGATATCGCAAGGATTTGCCATGCACACCCAACCTATACAGAAGCACTTAAAGAAGCGGCAATGGCGGCGACTGAAAATAGAGCAATACACATGTAA
- a CDS encoding efflux RND transporter permease subunit — MKITEISIKRPTLVIVVFTVLTLMGLLSYFSLSYELLPKFSNNVVSISTIYPGASPNEVENTVTKKIEDAVSSMENIKKLNAVSYESLSVVTITLNDKANVDLSLNEAQRKVNAILADLPTDVKPPSLNKFSLDDLPVITMSASAKMDDAAFYDLIDKRIAPILSRVTGVAQVNLVGGQEREIVVGLDADRIQGYGLSVPQIQQAILTSNLDFPTGSVKTENQDVLIRLSGKYKSIDELRNLVVSTSKAGAQIRLSDVADVQDAQKEVEKIARIDRKGAIAIQIIKQSDANAVEVSKGMHKIVETLQQDYKANNLKMLIVNDSSIFTLESADAVIHDLILAIVLVAFVMLFFLHSIRNAAIVMVSIPASLIATFIGIGLFGYTLNLMSLLGLSLVVGILVDDAIVVLENIYRHMEMGKNKVRAAYDATAEIGFTVVSITLVIVVVFFPIAVSSGLVSNILRQFCVVVIIATLLSLVTSFTIVPLLSSRFGKLEKIEGKNAFGRFILWFEKQLHQFTVWVTGILEWTLRHKAITLIGVFLLLLSSCGLTIGGFIGTEFFPKSDKGEFLVQIELPKDASIEKTNQVTQQAEAFLQTKKEITQLITTVGQSSGDFGGTQATAYKSEINVKLVERKDREDESSIYATKVSRELAKFLVGAKVKTVPISILGIAENAPIDMVVMGSDLDSAMKYAEGAMKVLSKIQGSAEIKLSVEKGSPEINVQVDRDKMAALGLTLQTVGTTMQTAFSGNTDGKYRKGEYEYDINIRYQTFNRKDIDDVRNLIFINANGEQVKLSQFADIKEGAGPSQLERRDKSTSVSVKAQSIGRPTGTIVAELQTRLEEMEKNGQLKKPVGVSYVWAGDQENQSEGFGTLGIALMASIILVYLIMVALYDSFVYPFVVMFSIPLSVIGALLALALTNNSLGIFTILGLIMLIGLVAKNAIILVDFTNQMKAEGKSTHEALVLANHARLRPILMTTIAMVIGMLPIALASGAGAEWKNGLAWVIVGGLTSSLFLTLIVVPVMYQVFDGILDRFGFNKKGKSMEDLIAEPYDHKDVKEYDLEGGH; from the coding sequence ATGAAAATAACAGAAATTTCTATAAAGCGCCCAACACTCGTTATTGTGGTTTTTACCGTATTAACGCTGATGGGGCTATTGAGTTACTTCAGCTTGAGCTATGAGTTGTTGCCGAAGTTCTCGAACAACGTAGTATCCATCTCCACGATATATCCGGGAGCTTCACCAAATGAGGTGGAAAATACCGTCACCAAGAAAATTGAGGATGCAGTCTCCTCCATGGAAAACATTAAGAAACTGAATGCAGTATCTTATGAGAGTTTATCCGTAGTGACCATCACCTTAAATGATAAAGCCAATGTGGATTTATCATTGAATGAAGCCCAGCGTAAAGTAAATGCGATCCTTGCCGATTTACCGACAGACGTAAAACCACCATCCCTGAATAAATTCTCACTGGATGATTTACCGGTAATTACCATGTCGGCATCCGCGAAAATGGATGACGCAGCCTTTTACGACTTAATTGACAAACGTATTGCTCCGATCCTTTCCAGGGTTACAGGGGTAGCTCAGGTTAACCTTGTAGGTGGACAGGAACGGGAGATTGTGGTCGGACTGGATGCAGATAGAATACAAGGTTACGGACTTTCTGTACCGCAAATTCAGCAAGCGATCTTAACCTCCAACCTGGATTTCCCTACCGGAAGTGTGAAGACTGAAAATCAGGACGTACTGATCCGTTTATCTGGTAAATACAAATCCATAGACGAGTTGAGAAATCTGGTCGTATCAACAAGCAAAGCCGGCGCACAAATCAGGCTAAGCGATGTTGCCGATGTTCAGGATGCACAGAAAGAAGTAGAAAAAATTGCACGTATCGACAGAAAAGGTGCGATTGCGATTCAGATCATTAAACAATCTGATGCGAATGCGGTAGAAGTAAGTAAGGGAATGCATAAAATTGTGGAAACCCTTCAACAAGATTACAAAGCCAATAATCTGAAAATGCTGATCGTAAACGACAGTTCCATCTTTACATTGGAATCTGCCGATGCGGTAATCCACGATTTAATCCTCGCGATTGTCCTGGTAGCCTTTGTGATGTTGTTCTTCCTGCATAGCATACGTAATGCGGCTATCGTAATGGTTTCCATTCCAGCCTCCCTGATTGCTACATTTATCGGGATTGGATTATTTGGTTACACCCTGAATCTAATGTCGTTACTGGGACTTTCCCTTGTAGTAGGTATCCTCGTCGATGATGCGATTGTGGTATTGGAGAATATATACAGGCACATGGAGATGGGTAAAAACAAAGTTCGTGCAGCTTATGATGCCACTGCCGAAATCGGATTTACTGTAGTTTCCATTACGCTGGTAATTGTAGTGGTGTTCTTCCCGATCGCGGTGAGCTCCGGACTGGTATCCAACATCTTACGCCAGTTCTGTGTGGTGGTAATTATCGCTACCCTCCTATCCTTAGTCACCTCATTTACCATTGTGCCTTTATTGTCGTCCCGTTTCGGCAAACTGGAAAAAATAGAAGGTAAAAATGCATTCGGACGTTTCATCTTATGGTTCGAAAAACAACTGCATCAGTTTACCGTTTGGGTAACCGGCATTTTAGAATGGACTTTACGTCATAAAGCCATCACTTTAATCGGCGTATTCCTCCTGTTACTCAGCTCATGTGGCTTAACCATTGGTGGTTTCATCGGAACAGAGTTCTTCCCTAAAAGTGATAAAGGGGAGTTCCTCGTACAGATAGAGCTTCCTAAAGATGCTTCTATCGAGAAAACAAACCAGGTTACACAACAGGCAGAAGCCTTCTTACAAACGAAAAAAGAAATCACACAATTGATTACTACTGTAGGACAATCCAGTGGTGACTTTGGAGGTACTCAGGCTACCGCTTATAAATCGGAGATCAATGTAAAATTGGTGGAACGTAAAGATCGCGAGGATGAATCCAGTATCTATGCGACTAAAGTAAGTCGTGAGCTGGCTAAATTCCTTGTTGGAGCGAAAGTAAAAACAGTGCCGATCAGTATTTTAGGTATTGCCGAAAACGCGCCTATTGACATGGTAGTTATGGGTTCAGACCTGGACAGTGCCATGAAATATGCAGAAGGAGCAATGAAAGTATTGAGTAAGATCCAGGGCTCTGCCGAGATCAAGCTTTCCGTAGAGAAAGGTAGTCCGGAGATTAATGTTCAGGTAGACCGTGATAAGATGGCCGCCCTGGGCTTAACACTGCAAACTGTAGGTACAACCATGCAAACCGCATTTAGTGGAAATACAGATGGTAAATACCGTAAAGGAGAGTATGAATACGACATTAACATCCGTTACCAGACTTTCAACCGTAAAGACATTGATGATGTAAGAAATCTGATCTTCATTAATGCCAACGGAGAACAGGTAAAACTATCTCAATTCGCAGATATTAAAGAAGGTGCCGGACCAAGTCAGCTGGAACGTAGGGATAAGAGTACCTCCGTTTCTGTAAAAGCACAGTCTATCGGTAGGCCAACAGGTACGATCGTAGCAGAGCTGCAGACAAGACTGGAAGAAATGGAGAAAAACGGCCAGTTGAAAAAGCCTGTAGGTGTAAGTTATGTATGGGCCGGTGACCAGGAGAACCAAAGCGAAGGTTTTGGTACCTTAGGGATCGCCTTAATGGCTTCTATCATCCTGGTATACCTGATCATGGTAGCCCTTTACGACAGCTTTGTTTATCCGTTCGTGGTGATGTTCTCGATTCCTTTATCGGTAATCGGAGCCTTACTTGCACTGGCATTAACCAACAACTCTCTGGGTATCTTTACCATTTTAGGTTTGATCATGCTGATTGGTTTGGTAGCGAAAAATGCGATCATCCTGGTCGATTTCACCAACCAGATGAAAGCAGAAGGAAAATCAACGCATGAAGCCCTTGTTTTGGCAAATCATGCCCGTTTACGTCCAATCCTGATGACAACGATTGCCATGGTAATCGGTATGCTTCCAATTGCCCTGGCAAGTGGTGCAGGTGCAGAATGGAAAAACGGTCTGGCATGGGTAATCGTAGGTGGACTAACCAGTTCATTATTCCTGACCCTGATCGTGGTTCCGGTAATGTACCAGGTATTTGACGGCATCTTAGACCGCTTTGGCTTCAATAAAAAAGGCAAAAGTATGGAAGATCTGATCGCCGAGCCTTACGACCATAAAGATGTAAAAGAATATGATCTGGAAGGCGGACATTAA
- a CDS encoding efflux RND transporter periplasmic adaptor subunit gives MKRGIITALVIILAIAGIVLVLTNNKKKNAAKTAIVAQGSGAISVRTAVIQKQAINLDFSANGTFAPNQELNFLSENAGRVTKIYVEEGDRVTKGQSLARVDAEILNTDKETAEANLQNAIRDEARYSSSFKTGGVTQQQLDQARLLVQNAKLRLQSTQRRVSDANIKSPINGIVNKKYIEVGAFVNAQGTQMFELVDVSKLKLKVSVNESQVANLKVGDQVQIKSNVFPTDDYVGKITFIAAKADASLNFPIEIMVENNKKNTIKAGMYGTAIFKFPGQAPSLTIPRGSFVGSVSSNQIFVLGEGNKAVLRKVVAGRILGENVEILDGLKEGETVIISGQINLIDGTPVAPVK, from the coding sequence ATGAAAAGAGGAATTATTACAGCCTTAGTAATCATACTTGCCATCGCAGGCATCGTCCTGGTATTAACCAATAACAAAAAGAAAAATGCGGCAAAAACGGCAATTGTAGCTCAAGGTAGCGGTGCAATCAGTGTCCGTACAGCAGTGATACAGAAACAAGCCATTAATCTTGATTTTAGTGCAAACGGGACCTTTGCACCTAATCAGGAACTGAACTTCCTTTCTGAAAATGCAGGACGTGTAACCAAAATCTATGTAGAGGAAGGCGATAGAGTAACTAAAGGTCAGTCTTTAGCCCGTGTTGATGCTGAGATTTTAAATACAGATAAAGAAACAGCAGAAGCAAATCTGCAAAATGCCATCAGAGATGAAGCCAGATATAGCAGCTCTTTCAAAACAGGCGGTGTAACACAACAGCAACTGGATCAGGCTAGACTTCTGGTTCAAAATGCGAAACTAAGGTTACAAAGTACGCAGAGAAGAGTAAGTGATGCCAACATCAAATCTCCGATCAATGGTATTGTTAACAAGAAATATATCGAAGTAGGTGCTTTCGTAAATGCTCAGGGTACACAAATGTTTGAATTGGTAGACGTTTCTAAATTGAAGCTGAAAGTAAGTGTAAACGAATCGCAGGTAGCGAATCTTAAAGTTGGCGATCAGGTACAAATCAAATCAAACGTATTCCCTACAGATGATTATGTAGGTAAAATCACTTTCATTGCCGCTAAAGCGGATGCTTCCCTGAACTTCCCTATTGAGATCATGGTAGAGAACAACAAGAAAAATACCATTAAAGCAGGAATGTACGGTACTGCAATCTTCAAGTTCCCAGGTCAGGCACCTTCCTTAACGATCCCGCGCGGTTCATTCGTAGGTAGCGTAAGCAGCAACCAGATCTTTGTTTTAGGAGAAGGAAATAAAGCCGTATTGCGTAAAGTAGTTGCCGGAAGAATCCTCGGAGAAAACGTAGAAATCCTTGACGGTCTTAAAGAAGGCGAAACAGTGATCATCAGCGGCCAGATCAACCTGATTGACGGTACTCCGGTTGCTCCTGTGAAATAG
- a CDS encoding TolC family protein, translating into MNTIIKQVRLIPLLLLGLLLSNAATAQQTLSLKDALNYAVQNAVSVRKANLDVEGGKFKTQEIRAQALPQLTGSASLTDNVIVQSIVLPGEFLNRPGEVIVAKAGTKYNAGAGLQFNQQLFNQTVFTGLKAAKTSESYYKLNAQLSEEQIIEQVANNYYSVLVNRQQLNVIDTNIKNVKVVERILADQYKNGLAKKIDVDRIKVNLTNLQTQRAQLINGITQLENMLKYSMGMPIETVIVLPQTELAEIKTLPEIAESIDMSNRTELKIANVQKELYTLDRKAKVSEYYPTLALNSNYNYNGVSNKFDLFKGKGTANWYDMAAIGITLRVPIFDGFATRSRVRQADVNLKKADEDIRQMKNALNVEYENAKIKLKDNISTITAQRQNVILAQEIYQSTQNNYNNGLAALTDLLDTENALTQAQNSYNQALLNYKIAEIQLIKSNGNIKSLLQ; encoded by the coding sequence ATGAATACAATAATTAAACAGGTAAGATTAATTCCACTACTGCTGCTGGGGTTATTATTATCGAATGCAGCAACCGCTCAGCAGACACTGAGCCTTAAAGATGCATTAAATTACGCCGTTCAGAACGCTGTATCCGTACGAAAAGCTAATCTTGACGTAGAAGGAGGCAAGTTTAAAACCCAGGAGATCAGAGCGCAGGCTTTACCACAACTTACCGGAAGTGCAAGTCTGACCGACAATGTTATCGTTCAAAGTATTGTACTGCCAGGAGAATTCCTGAACAGACCGGGCGAAGTGATCGTGGCTAAAGCAGGTACAAAATATAATGCAGGAGCAGGTCTTCAGTTTAATCAGCAACTGTTTAATCAAACTGTTTTCACCGGATTAAAAGCGGCAAAAACCAGCGAGAGTTATTATAAGCTAAATGCACAGCTCTCTGAAGAACAAATCATAGAGCAGGTGGCCAACAATTACTATTCAGTATTGGTGAACAGACAACAACTAAATGTAATCGACACCAATATTAAAAATGTGAAGGTAGTGGAAAGAATCCTTGCCGATCAATATAAAAACGGCTTGGCGAAAAAGATCGATGTAGACCGGATCAAAGTAAACCTGACCAACCTGCAAACTCAAAGGGCCCAGCTGATCAATGGCATCACTCAATTGGAAAACATGTTGAAATATTCTATGGGCATGCCGATAGAAACGGTTATCGTTTTACCACAGACAGAACTGGCAGAGATCAAGACCCTTCCAGAAATTGCGGAATCTATTGACATGAGTAACCGGACTGAGCTAAAAATTGCCAATGTTCAAAAAGAGCTATATACACTGGATAGAAAAGCGAAAGTCTCAGAATACTATCCCACCCTTGCATTGAACAGCAACTACAACTATAACGGCGTTAGCAATAAGTTTGATTTATTTAAAGGTAAAGGGACTGCGAACTGGTATGATATGGCTGCGATAGGGATCACCCTGAGGGTTCCTATATTTGATGGCTTCGCCACCCGTTCAAGAGTACGTCAGGCTGATGTAAACCTTAAAAAAGCGGATGAAGACATCAGACAGATGAAAAACGCTTTAAATGTAGAGTATGAAAATGCAAAAATCAAATTAAAAGACAACATAAGCACCATCACTGCTCAACGTCAAAACGTAATTCTTGCTCAGGAAATTTACCAAAGTACTCAAAACAACTACAATAACGGACTGGCGGCATTAACTGACCTTTTGGATACAGAAAATGCACTTACACAAGCTCAGAACAGTTACAACCAGGCATTATTAAACTATAAAATTGCCGAAATTCAATTAATCAAATCAAACGGAAATATAAAATCACTACTACAATGA
- a CDS encoding TetR/AcrR family transcriptional regulator — protein sequence MVETDKKRELIIEGAIKRFIHYGINKTTMNEIADDLSVSKPSLYYYFPDKSSLVLGVIDKIFSDYFEILERDQFAKDTLEERFAAFVEVKHRFFQKYYMLHLSGGSPDASLSSDELRESFMKMKAKNENLHAEILQRAVDNKEIAPCEVNKMAELYLDSLSGITSLCLLHGNKELFPSKKDMKAILEKQLSLSKIFIKGLK from the coding sequence ATGGTAGAGACAGATAAAAAAAGAGAACTGATTATTGAGGGTGCGATAAAGCGCTTCATTCATTATGGAATTAATAAAACCACAATGAACGAGATTGCGGACGATTTATCAGTATCCAAACCTTCCTTATATTATTATTTCCCCGATAAAAGCAGCCTGGTACTGGGAGTAATTGATAAGATTTTCTCCGATTACTTCGAGATTTTAGAAAGAGATCAATTTGCAAAAGACACACTTGAAGAGCGTTTCGCAGCATTTGTTGAAGTTAAACACCGCTTTTTTCAGAAATATTATATGCTTCACCTCTCGGGTGGTAGTCCGGATGCCTCTCTCAGCTCCGATGAGCTTAGGGAATCCTTCATGAAAATGAAAGCAAAAAATGAAAATCTTCATGCCGAAATCCTGCAAAGGGCAGTTGACAATAAAGAGATCGCACCTTGTGAAGTAAACAAAATGGCCGAGCTCTATCTGGACAGCCTGTCAGGAATCACTTCACTATGCCTGCTCCATGGAAACAAAGAACTCTTCCCAAGCAAGAAAGACATGAAAGCCATATTAGAGAAACAGCTCAGCTTATCGAAAATATTTATCAAAGGATTAAAATAA
- a CDS encoding TetR/AcrR family transcriptional regulator translates to MENQDKKRILIIEAALKRFAHYGLSKTTMTEIAKDISFSKALLYYYFPDKLSLYVSAIEHLMQIISRDLVKSVDKTKTATEGVLKLLQKRQAFIQKYYNILESSQIIGNELPDNLAEKFHKARTFEFIIIGSLFSRGVTNKEFAISDTKLATEIFIDALSGIHFNILSKDKSMFPGKEQFKQIFLKEKMFADIFLNGLKIKQ, encoded by the coding sequence ATGGAAAATCAGGATAAAAAGAGAATTTTAATTATTGAGGCTGCTTTAAAGCGTTTTGCCCATTATGGTCTATCAAAAACGACCATGACAGAAATCGCAAAGGATATCTCCTTTTCAAAAGCATTACTTTATTATTATTTCCCTGACAAACTGAGCCTGTACGTAAGTGCCATTGAACACCTCATGCAAATCATCAGCAGAGACCTCGTTAAATCCGTTGACAAAACAAAAACAGCAACCGAAGGTGTACTTAAACTGCTACAAAAAAGACAGGCTTTTATACAGAAGTATTACAACATACTGGAGTCCAGTCAGATTATTGGCAATGAACTTCCAGATAATCTCGCAGAGAAGTTCCATAAAGCAAGGACTTTTGAGTTCATCATTATCGGCTCCCTGTTTAGCCGGGGTGTAACCAATAAAGAATTCGCGATCTCAGATACCAAATTAGCGACAGAAATATTCATCGATGCCTTATCTGGCATTCATTTCAACATCCTGTCTAAGGATAAAAGCATGTTCCCCGGAAAAGAACAGTTCAAACAGATTTTTCTAAAAGAAAAGATGTTTGCTGACATCTTCTTAAACGGATTGAAAATAAAACAATAA